Proteins found in one Paenibacillus dendritiformis genomic segment:
- a CDS encoding MFS transporter: MPTPLTATLSTEDKPEQQANPRRWYALAVILLPTLLISLNTYMIQVALPSMQRSLHASFAEAQLIVTGFSLGLAVALMASGKLGDRYGRKRMLFIGVSGFTLMAALGGLTLEPALLIAIRIVQGLAAAFIQPQVLSIMQVSFTQREKPLAFGVYGAMIGFGFASGLILGGVLVNWNLFDLGWRTVFFFNVPFGLLVLLLLPMVPESRGEQAHGLDWAGTVLLMGGLFLVVYPLSEGQKQGWTAWTWLCLLAALPLLAAFVMVELRKRKRGAVPLVDLSIFKHRSFRAGMAAVVVIYLSLFSFFFIVSYYVQYGLHRGVQYASLVFLPLGAGLFLTSLLSARIVRRWGLPVLKIGALTVGASCLLFIGSLTIDAADLLHVRNVLILLAYGLGLGLVTTPLVNVVLGTVPAQEAGTGSGLFTTLMYLANSLGVALIGIVFSASLGPGEADLPDYVRAFAVSVAASGGMALTAFLCLCFLPNPGGAQSETAA; encoded by the coding sequence ATGCCCACACCACTAACGGCCACATTATCAACGGAGGATAAGCCGGAGCAGCAGGCGAATCCGCGCCGCTGGTATGCGCTAGCGGTCATTTTGCTGCCGACGCTGCTGATTTCGTTGAATACGTATATGATACAGGTCGCCCTGCCGTCTATGCAGCGCAGCCTTCATGCCAGCTTCGCGGAGGCCCAGCTGATCGTGACCGGGTTCTCGCTCGGGCTGGCGGTGGCGCTGATGGCCAGCGGGAAGCTAGGGGATAGGTACGGGAGAAAGCGGATGCTATTTATCGGCGTGAGCGGGTTCACGCTCATGGCTGCGCTGGGCGGCTTGACTTTGGAGCCGGCGCTTCTTATTGCCATACGGATCGTGCAGGGGCTGGCTGCGGCTTTTATTCAGCCCCAGGTGCTGTCCATCATGCAGGTCAGCTTCACCCAGCGGGAGAAGCCGCTCGCGTTCGGCGTGTACGGCGCCATGATCGGCTTCGGCTTCGCCAGCGGCCTAATTCTGGGCGGAGTTCTCGTTAATTGGAATCTGTTCGACCTCGGCTGGCGGACCGTGTTCTTTTTCAATGTGCCGTTCGGGCTTCTCGTTCTGCTGCTTCTGCCGATGGTTCCCGAGTCGCGGGGGGAGCAGGCGCACGGCCTTGATTGGGCCGGGACTGTCCTGCTTATGGGCGGATTGTTCTTGGTTGTCTATCCGTTGTCTGAGGGGCAGAAGCAAGGGTGGACGGCATGGACCTGGCTCTGTCTCCTGGCCGCGCTGCCGCTGCTCGCGGCATTTGTCATGGTAGAATTGCGGAAGCGGAAGCGCGGGGCGGTCCCGCTCGTCGATTTGTCTATCTTCAAGCATCGCTCCTTCCGCGCGGGGATGGCGGCTGTCGTTGTCATCTACCTCAGCCTATTTTCCTTTTTCTTTATCGTAAGCTATTACGTGCAGTACGGGCTGCATCGGGGTGTGCAATATGCCAGTCTCGTATTCCTGCCTCTGGGCGCCGGGCTCTTCCTGACTTCGCTGCTGTCGGCCCGCATCGTCCGGCGCTGGGGGCTGCCCGTGTTGAAAATAGGCGCGCTGACGGTCGGGGCCAGTTGTCTCCTGTTCATCGGCTCGCTGACGATCGACGCGGCGGATCTGCTGCATGTCCGCAATGTTTTGATTCTGCTCGCCTATGGACTGGGACTCGGCCTGGTTACAACGCCTCTCGTCAATGTCGTTCTCGGTACGGTGCCGGCACAAGAGGCCGGAACCGGTTCGGGTCTGTTCACGACCTTGATGTATTTGGCCAATTCGCTTGGAGTGGCGCTCATCGGCATCGTGTTCTCCGCCTCGCTGGGTCCCGGCGAAGCGGACTTGCCCGATTATGTCCGCGCCTTCGCCGTGTCGGTGGCGGCAAGCGGAGGAATGGCGCTGACCGCCTTCCTCTGTCTTTGCTTCCTGCCCAATCCCGGCGGGGCGCAATCGGAGACGGCCGCTTGA
- a CDS encoding suppressor of fused domain protein yields the protein MKNIILEEFSPVCPIQAFVEEYEDCVYFYLWNYPGEEYASVRACWVRNYGPAPESLDVEAMGHGRAPMLPRDCCAHPDGAERLDPEQLAVVWFEEGDAAALLYRDEIVSVIPGWAGSSGDEHSYPGYARDCIGESNLCFPLGTPDSNALFRRIELAKQFWQSWDEHTWTGLQQQYLEAIESGLGPVTNYYAIDGGNWPPRAMVTVEQGDVTYVVTLGTSILPQPKVEQYTETPELLRRFEFAFACDSRWLAEHGKPMLQYISGQTNLPWTYLTFVANGHTIPCGEIGLSHERFTAVALAQPPHAPAVALPEIGGDPLNLLWMIPITEEERHYAEEQGTERLFERASAPEEWIFNGEAKFSL from the coding sequence ATGAAAAATATCATTTTGGAAGAGTTCTCGCCCGTCTGCCCCATTCAAGCGTTTGTGGAGGAATATGAGGACTGCGTTTATTTTTATTTATGGAACTACCCGGGCGAGGAATATGCGAGCGTTCGCGCCTGCTGGGTCAGGAATTACGGGCCGGCGCCGGAGTCCCTCGACGTGGAAGCGATGGGCCATGGCCGGGCTCCGATGCTGCCGAGAGACTGCTGCGCCCATCCCGATGGGGCCGAGCGGCTTGATCCCGAACAGCTCGCTGTCGTCTGGTTCGAGGAAGGCGATGCCGCCGCCCTGCTCTATCGGGATGAGATCGTAAGCGTCATCCCCGGATGGGCCGGTTCGTCCGGAGACGAACACAGTTATCCCGGCTATGCGAGGGACTGCATCGGGGAGTCGAACCTGTGCTTCCCGCTGGGGACGCCCGATTCGAACGCGTTGTTCCGGCGCATCGAGCTCGCCAAGCAGTTCTGGCAGAGCTGGGACGAGCATACCTGGACAGGCTTGCAGCAGCAGTATCTGGAGGCTATCGAATCCGGACTCGGTCCCGTCACGAACTACTATGCCATCGACGGCGGCAACTGGCCCCCGCGAGCTATGGTTACCGTCGAGCAGGGGGACGTCACCTATGTCGTGACATTGGGGACATCGATTCTGCCGCAGCCGAAGGTGGAGCAATATACGGAGACGCCGGAGCTGCTGCGGAGGTTCGAGTTCGCCTTCGCCTGCGATTCGCGCTGGCTGGCCGAGCATGGGAAGCCGATGCTGCAGTACATTAGCGGGCAGACCAACCTGCCCTGGACCTATCTTACGTTCGTCGCCAATGGACATACGATTCCATGCGGCGAGATCGGCCTCAGTCACGAGCGCTTCACTGCGGTGGCGCTTGCCCAGCCGCCGCATGCGCCGGCTGTAGCCCTTCCGGAGATCGGCGGCGATCCGCTCAATCTGCTCTGGATGATTCCGATTACGGAGGAAGAGCGGCACTATGCCGAGGAGCAGGGTACGGAGCGCTTGTTCGAGCGCGCGTCCGCCCCGGAGGAATGGATATTCAACGGGGAAGCCAAATTCTCGCTATAA
- a CDS encoding helix-turn-helix domain-containing protein: MVSKKELPTDRSLRTPDRSRKTELNAIKEFMDQHYDESLSIGQLARMANISPKYFVDLFKKTYGLSAMDYLTAVRMNHAKRYLAESGERLRDIALKVGYKDEFYFSRKFKKEVGVSPSDFAKNARRHIAACSSALIGQLLALDVMPVAAPLDPKWTPHYYHALRTEIRSHLMLTAPYAYRPFEVNLNKLVQARPDAIIGTDHLTSLEKAKVNEIAPSLMVSAQDGWRDQLQKIGHFLNREDKAAQWIDRYEQRVQSARTQIGEVLGQDRILALRIYGHRIHIYGNRGLEEVLYHDLKLESACRRGASSGPPLTLEQVAELAPDRILVLICPEAASRAFWLALQHSPEWRKLTAVKNRYVYPIASDPWCEYSAVAITRMLDEALLLFTGNCPNGFLDNGYGESFAT; this comes from the coding sequence GTGGTTTCAAAAAAAGAGCTGCCGACAGACAGAAGCCTGCGAACGCCTGACCGGAGCCGGAAAACCGAGTTGAATGCGATCAAAGAATTTATGGATCAGCATTATGACGAATCGCTGTCGATCGGGCAACTGGCGCGGATGGCCAATATCAGCCCCAAATATTTTGTCGATCTCTTCAAGAAAACCTACGGCCTAAGCGCCATGGATTACTTGACGGCCGTGCGCATGAACCACGCGAAGCGTTATTTGGCGGAATCCGGAGAGCGTCTGCGCGATATTGCCCTGAAGGTTGGGTATAAGGACGAATTCTACTTTAGCCGCAAATTCAAGAAAGAAGTCGGTGTGTCTCCGTCCGACTTCGCGAAGAATGCGAGGCGGCATATCGCCGCCTGCTCCTCTGCGTTGATCGGGCAATTGCTTGCGCTGGATGTCATGCCGGTGGCGGCGCCGCTCGACCCGAAGTGGACGCCTCATTACTACCACGCCTTGCGAACGGAAATTCGATCCCATCTGATGCTTACCGCTCCTTATGCCTATCGCCCGTTCGAAGTGAATCTGAACAAGCTGGTGCAGGCTCGTCCCGATGCGATTATTGGCACCGATCATCTCACTTCTCTGGAGAAGGCGAAAGTGAATGAGATTGCTCCCTCTCTCATGGTGTCGGCACAAGACGGCTGGCGAGATCAACTGCAGAAGATTGGCCATTTTTTAAATAGAGAAGACAAGGCGGCGCAATGGATAGATCGATATGAGCAGAGGGTTCAGTCCGCCCGGACACAGATTGGCGAAGTGTTGGGACAGGACAGGATACTCGCTCTGCGCATCTATGGGCACCGCATCCATATCTACGGGAATCGCGGACTGGAGGAGGTGCTCTATCACGACCTCAAGCTGGAATCCGCGTGCCGGCGCGGCGCGTCCAGCGGTCCGCCGTTGACATTGGAGCAAGTGGCGGAGCTTGCCCCCGACCGAATTCTGGTCCTGATATGTCCCGAAGCGGCGTCCCGCGCCTTCTGGCTGGCGCTGCAGCATTCACCCGAATGGCGGAAGCTGACAGCGGTGAAGAACCGGTATGTCTATCCCATTGCCTCCGACCCGTGGTGCGAATATTCGGCAGTCGCCATCACGCGGATGCTTGATGAAGCCTTGCTGCTGTTTACAGGAAATTGTCCAAATGGTTTTCTGGATAACGGCTATGGTGAATCCTTCGCCACCTGA